A stretch of the Siniperca chuatsi isolate FFG_IHB_CAS linkage group LG24, ASM2008510v1, whole genome shotgun sequence genome encodes the following:
- the slc15a1b gene encoding solute carrier family 15 member 1b, with protein sequence MADKGEMRKPKQKSATVCGYPISIFFIVVNEFCERFSYYGMRAVLVLYFKYFLRWDDDFATTIYHTFVALCYLTPILGAIVADSWLGKFKTIVYLSIIYALGQVVMAIGAIHDITDANKDGVPDNMTLHVALSMLGLILIALGTGGIKPCVAAFGGDQFQDDQEKQRSTFFSIFYLSINAGSLLSTVITPILRAQECGIHSQQKCYPLAFGVPAALMVVALIVFIVGNGMYNKTAPQGNIMVKVCKCIGFAIKNRFRHRASNEPKRHHWMDWAEEKYDKLLIAQVKMVLKVLFLYIPLPMFWALFDQQGSRWTLQATTMNGDFGFLIIQPDQMQTVNPILILILVPVMDSVFYPLISKCKLNFTPLRRMTVGMFLAALAFVAAGLVQIQIDQTMPKFPSSTVGQVKFINMIDRPLPIKAGTNIFTLNAFTANEDYLNFDEQFELKLGSNVTNVINVVNGTRSTVVIIQDGPLPKSIKFPDINSKPEQGANAIRFFNGFGSVFNVTVGNQDFGDIVTNSMSAYVAVPQGDAEFRIKKDGQECVYSQTLGFGSSYTLIIPPTFTFGQNCKDSIRPVMDISPNTIHMAWQIPQYFLITAGEVVFSVTGLEFSYSQAPSNMKSVLQAGWLLTVAVGNIIVLIVAEAATLSDQWAEYILFASLLMLVCIIFAFMAYFYTYTDPTKIEAQFAQKEPEDKKRKSLEMARKDSVEHCSEKRRSSDSSSDSSSDSSSDSSSDAKGPHQSKF encoded by the exons atgGCAG ACAAAGGCGAGATGAGGAAGCCCAAGCAAAAAAGT GCTACTGTCTGTGGCTACCCAATAAGCATCTTTTTCATTGTGGTCAATGAGTTCTGCGAGCGCTTCTCCTACTATGGCATGCGAG CTGTCCTGGTGCTGTACTTCAAGTACTTCCTGAGGTGGGACGATGACTTCGCCACCACTATCTACCATACCTTTGTGGCTCTCTGCTACCTGACACCCATCCTGGGAGCCATTGTGGCTGATTCATGGCTCGGCAAGTTCAA GACTATTGTTTACTTGTCCATCATTTATGCGCTGGGACAGGTTGTCATGGCAATAGGTGCTATCCATGACATCACAGATGCAAACAAGGACGGCGTGCCTGACAACATGACCTTACACGT ggcTCTGTCCATGTTGGGTTTGATCCTTATTGCCCTGGGAACAGGAGGCATCAAACCCTGCGTGGCTGCCTTTGGTGGAGACCAGTTTCAAGACGATCAG GAGAAGCAGAGAAGCACCTTCTTCTCCATCTTCTACCTGTCCATCAATGCCGGCAGTCTGTTGTCCACTGTCATCACCCCCATCCTCAGAG CTCAAGAGTGTGGTATTCACAGCCAGCAGAAATGCTACCCACTGGCCTTTGGTGTTCCTGCTGCTCTCATGGTGGTTGCTCTGA TTGTGTTCATTGTTGGAAATGGTATGTACAATAAGACTGCCCCTCAAGGCAACATCATGGTGAAAGTCTGCAAATGCATCGGG TTTGCTATCAAGAACCGCTTTAGGCATCGTGCTTCTAACGAACCTAAGAGACACCACTGGATGGACTGGGCTGAGGAGAAATACGAT AAACTCCTGATTGCCCAGGTGAAGATGGTGCTGAAGGTGCTGTTCCTCTACATCCCTCTGCCCATGTTCTGGGCTCTCTTTGACCAGCAG GGCTCAAGATGGACCCTCCAGGCGACCACCATGAACGGCGACTTT GGATTTCTCATAATCCAGCCCGATCAGATGCAG ACTGTCAACCCTATCTTGATCCTGATTTTGGTACCAGTCATGGACAGTGTATTCTACCCGCTGATTTCCAAGTGCAAATTAAACTTCAC TCCGTTAAGGAGGATGACTGTGGGGATGTTCCTTGCTGCTCTCGCGTTCGTTGCTGCTGGTCTGGTCCAGATACAGATTGAT cAAACCATGCCTAAGTTCCCATCAAGCACTGTAGGCCAAGTGAAGTTTATCAACATGATTGACAGACCGCTGCCCATCAAAGCTGGAACCAACATCTTTACCTTGAACGCTTTCACG GCCAATGAGGATTATCTGAACTTTGATGAACAATTTGAACTGAAACTGGGGTCTAATGTCACCAACGTCATCAATGTAGTGAATGGCACTCGGAGTACTGTGGTCATCATTCAGGATGGGCCCCTACCCAAGTCTATAAAG TTCCCAGATATCAACTCAAAGCCGGAACAGGGCGCCAATGCTATCAG ATTCTTTAATGGCTTTGGCTCAGTTTTTAATGTAACAGTGGGCAACCAGGACTTTGGGGACATCGTTACCAACAGCATGTCAGCATATGTTGCGGTACCACAGGGAGA TGCAGAGTTCCGGATCAAGAAGGATGGACAAGAGTGTGTCTACAGTCAAACACTGGGCTTCGGCAGCTCTTACACCTTGATCATCCCGCCAACTTTCACATTTGGACAAAAT TGCAAAGACAGCATCCGACCAGTGATGGACATCAGCCCTAACACCATCCACATGGCCTGGCAGATTCCTCAGTATTTTCTCATCACTGCAGGAGAGGTGGTCTTCTCTGTCACCGGCCTGGAGTTCTCCTACTCACAG GCACCCAGCAACATGAAGTCTGTGCTGCAGGCTGGTTGGCTGTTAACTGTTGCTGTAGGTAACATCATTGTGCTTATTGTCGCCGAAGCTGCAACGCTCTCAGATCAG TGGGCCGAGTACATCCTCTTTGCCTCTCTGCTGATGTTAGTCTGCATCATCTTTGCCTTCATGGCCTATTTCTACACCTACACGGACCCGACCAAGATAGAAGCCCAGTTTGCCCAGAAGGAGCCTGAAGACAAGAAGAGGAAAAGTTTGGAGATGGCCAGGAAGGACTCGGTTGAGCACTGCAGCGAGAAGAGGAGGAGTTCTGACTCCAgctctgactccagctctgactccagctctgactccagctctgaCGCGAAGGGACCCCACCAGTCCAAGTTCTAA